The following are encoded in a window of Hippoglossus stenolepis isolate QCI-W04-F060 chromosome 10, HSTE1.2, whole genome shotgun sequence genomic DNA:
- the ngb gene encoding neuroglobin, translated as MEKLSGKDKELIRGSWESLGKNKVPHGVIMFSRLFELDPALPSLFHYNTNCGSTQDCLSSPEFLEHVTKVMLVIDAAVSHLDDLHTLEDFLLNLGRKHQAVGVSTQSFAVVGESLLYMLQCSLGQGYTAPLRQAWLNMYSIVVAAMSRGWAKNGEDEAD; from the exons atggagaagcTGTCAGGAAAGGACAAGGAGCTGATACGAGGCAGCTGGGAGAGCCTGGGAAAAAACAAAGTTCCTCATGGTGTCATCATGTTTTCCAG ACTGTTTGAGCTGGACCCCGCGCTCCCCAGTCTTTTCCACTACAACACAAACTGTGGCTCCACACAAGACTGCCTCTCCAGCCCCGAGTTCCTGGAACATGTCACCAAG GTGATGCTTGTGATCGATGCAGCCGTCAGCCACCTCGACGACCTTCACACCTTGGAGGACTTTCTGCTCAACCTCGGCAGGAAGCACCAGGCAGTGGGAGTCAGCACACAGTCATTTGCT GTGGTGGGTGAGTCCCTTCTCTACATGCTGCAGTGCAGTCTGGGCCAGGGCTACACGGCGCCGCTGCGTCAAGCCTGGCTCAACATGTACAGCATCGTGGTAGCAGCCATGAGCCGAGGGTGGGCCAAGAATGGCGAGGACGAGGCGGACTGA
- the fam161b gene encoding protein FAM161B has protein sequence MSKLEALVVDGLRSDLILQKQLKSLTEALRQQLQETEKRHLELLERRIHQNALLSTDVHQETYDKKELNAQTKPVGMRRSISTYALTSVKDTSRHVRWTETPNSTSSAWVHCSVTATKTQQCERSALSKTTQMRKEEEAEAECQKKFCAHPVPSHVVQPLYQEMMALQEKERKQGLEQRKNFLLSIQKPFTFQEREKEKREKLIALLNQISQEQENKAANVRKPPRKVEKDPLHSKLKDQEEVSRTVHTQTTVRQENSSAPCMPKLRTAKRTRKEKLGFLDEKPSFQPKIIQQVPDFRRLHKALQTEVLRKSQSKDVTKCQPFSLRTSALPERQRKMSPEKSQEPKLSHLSRSKSLGALTSLSTDTLPTYITDAVRQRSMAIRKSLELRDSKNQEHAEWLRTYQTRSQAMKKTVALHAKLLDPHSSLKEVYDDKLKLHTMADQQRMREYMTELQHMKARVSERPYLFEQVKQRNAKALAEQTYRDKLRKAGFMEQFVEEKGAAIEETSFSSRSEDDANENDQRRENDIHRREENVDDGEKIEDVEEESVKSKGEEMP, from the exons atgtCTAAGCTGGAGGCCTTGGTAGTGGATGGACTGAGGTCGGATTTGATTCTCCAGAAGCAGCTGAAGTCCCTGACTGAAGCCCtcagacagcagctgcaggagacagagaagagacactTAGAGTTGCTGGAGAGGAGGATTCATCAGAACGCTCTCCTGTCAACAGATGTTCACCAAGAGACCTATGATAAAAAGGAATTGAACGCGCAGACCAA ACCTGTTGGAATGAGGAGATCCATCTCTACGTATGCCCTGACCTCAGTCAAAGATACCTCACGCCATGTTAGATGGACAGAGACGCCTAACTCAACTTCTTCAGCCTGGGTACACTGTTCAGTCACAGCTACCAAGACACAGCAGTGTGAACGGTCCGCTTTAtctaaaacaacacagatgaggaaagaggaggaggccgaggCTGAATGTCAGAAGAAGTTCTGCGCCCACCCAGTCCCCAGCCATGTCGTGCAGCCTCTCTATCAGGAGATGATGGCGctgcaagagaaagagaggaagcagGGTCTCGAGCAGAGGAAGAACTTCTTGCTCTCCATTCAGAAACCTTTCACTttccaggagagagagaaagagaaaagggagaagtTGATAGCTTTGTTAAACCAAATCtcacaggagcaggaaaacAAGGCAGCTAATGtcaggaaacctcctcgcaaaGTGGAAAAGGACCCGCTACATTCTAAGCTGAAAG ACCAGGAGGAGGTCAGCAGGACAGTCCACACTCAGACAACCGTGCGACAGGAGAATTCCTCTGCACCCTGCATGCCAAAGCTCCGCACCGCCAAGCGCACCAGGAAAGAAAAGCTGGGCTTCCTGGATGAGAAGCCCAGCTTCCAGCCAAAAATCATCCAGCAGGTCCCAGATTTCCGCAGGTTGCACAAGGCCTTGCAGACAGAGGTGCTGAGGAAATCTCAGAGTAAAGATGTGACAAAGTGTCAGCCCTTCAGCCTCAGAACATCAGCTCTgcctgaaagacaaagaaagatgAGCCCAGAAAAATCTCAG GAACCAAAACTAAGTCATCTCAGTAGAAGTAAGTCGCTTGGGGCCTTAACATCACtgtccacagacacactgcCCACATACATTACAGATGCTGTGAGGCAGCGCAGCATGGCCATCAG AAAATCCCTGGAGCTGAGGGATAGTAAGAATCAGGAGCACGCAGAGTGGTTGAGGACATATCAAACGAGGTCCCAGGCCATGAAGAAAACAGTCGCCCTCCATGCAAAGCTGCTGGACCCACACAGCAGCTTGAAAGAAGTTTATGATGACAAACTAAAGCTACATAC GATGGCGGACCAGCAAAGGATGAGAGAGTACATGACAGAGTTACAGCACATGAAGGCCCGAGTTAGTGAACGCCCTTATCTCTTCgagcaggtgaagcag AGAAATGCAAAGGCTCTCGCGGAGCAGACATACAGGGACAAGCTGAGGAAAGCTGGGTTCATGGAGCAGTTTGTTGAAGAAAAAGGTGCCGCGATAGAAGAAACATCTTTCTCATCCAGATCTGAGGACGACGCCAACGAAAATGACCAAAGACGTGAAAATGACATTCATCGCAG GGAAGAAAATGTAGACGACGGGGAGAAAATTGAAGATGTGGAAGAGGAGAGCGTGAAGTCCAAAGGGGAAGAAATGCCATGA
- the coq6 gene encoding ubiquinone biosynthesis monooxygenase COQ6, mitochondrial has translation MMHKLTKAALAFHGLGRCFVAEKHVSAINISRRGLVCAQHGDDPGENEVYDVIISGGGMVGSAMACSLGMDPNLEGKKILLLEAGNKKVMDKVPDGYSTRVSSISPGSTTILSGIGAWEHILQMRCKPYKRMQVWDACSDALITFDKENLQDEMAYIVENDIVVAALTKQLDSLSDNVQVKYRSKVVKYKWPMPQQSAESIPWVQVKLANGETLQAKLLIGADGPNSMVRRELGIPTVKWNYDQSAVVAVLHLSEPTENNVAWQRFLPTGPIAMLPLSDTESSLVWSTSHRLAEELLALDEESFVDEINSAFWSNDNQSELIETAGSLFRGALSAIMPSAGSPRQLPPSVAGIGPKSRVMFPLGMGHASEYIRHRVALIGDAAHRVHPLAGQGANLGFGDVACLTRLLSQAAFNGKDLGAIQHLLEYETERQRHNLPMMAAIDLMKHLYSTNSAPVVLLRTFGLQATNMLPSLKEQIMAFASK, from the exons ATGATGCACAAGCTCACAAAGGCGGCGCTGGCCTTTCACGGACTCGGTCGGTGCTTTGTCGCCGAGAAACACGTATCTGCTATAAACATCAGCAGAAGAGGATTAGTGTGTGCACAACATGGGGACGATCCTGGCGAGAATGAGGTGTATGATGTTATCATATCCGGGGGAGGGATGGTTGGATCGGCAATGGCATGTTCCCTGG GTATGGATCCCAACTTGGAGGGCAAGAAGATTCTGCTGCTTGAAGCAGGCAACAAGAAAGTGATGGACAAGGTCCCAGACGGCTACAGTACCAGAGTCAGCTCCATCAGTCCTGGTTCTACCACCATCCTCAGCG gtaTTGGAGCGTGGGAGCACATTTTACAGATGAGATGCAAGCCGTATAAAAGAATGCAG GTTTGGGATGCCTGCTCGGATGCCCTGATCACATTCGATAAGGAGAACCTGCAGGACGAGATGGCGTACATCGTGGAGAATGACATCGTTGTGGCCGCGCTCACGAAACAGCTGGACAGTCTGTCCG ATAATGTGCAGGTGAAGTACAGGTCCAAGGTGGTGAAGTACAAGTGGCCCATGCCACAGCAGTCGGCAGAATCCATCCCATGGGTCCAGGTGAAGTTGGCCAATGGAGAGACTCTTCAGGCCAAGCTGCTG ATCGGTGCCGATGGACCGAACTCAATGGTGAGGAGGGAATTAGGGATCCCTACAGTCAAGTGGAACTATGACCAGTCggctgttgttgctgtgctGCACCTATCAGAA CCTACAGAGAACAATGTGGCCTGGCAGAGGTTCCTCCCAACAGGACCCATCGCAATGTTACCG CTGTCGGACACCGAGAGCTCCCTGGTGTGGTCGACCAGCCATCGCCTCGCTGAGGAGCTGCTAGCCTTGGATGAGGAGAGCTTCGTCGACGAAATAAACTCGGCCTTT TGGAGTAATGATAACCAGTCGGAGCTGATTGAGACAGCTGGCTCTCTGTTCCGAGGGGCCCTGTCCGCCATCATGCCGTCTGCAGGTTCACCTCGACAGCTCCCTCCGAGTGTGGCAGGGATCGGCCCCAAGAGCCGTGTCATGTTCCCCCTGGGCATGGGCCACGCATCAGAGTACATAAGGCACCGAGTGGCTCTGATTGG GGATGCAGCCCATCGTGTCCATCCCCTGGCGGGTCAGGGAGCCAACCTGGGCTTTGGGGATGTGGCTTGCCTCACGCGGCTCTTGAGCCAGGCGGCCTTTAACGGGAAGGACCTGG GAGCGATCCAGCACTTGTTAGAGTATGAAACCGAACGGCAGCGACACAACCTGCCCATGATGGCCGCCATCGACCTCATGAAGCACCTCTACTCCACTAACTCTGCCCCTGTGGTTCTCCTACGCACCTTCGGTCTGCAGGCCACCAACATGCTTCCATCTCTAAAG